The Candidatus Korarchaeota archaeon NZ13-K genome contains the following window.
GCCTTAACCTGGGATGCGGCCTGGACAAGAGGCGATCCACGGACGAGGAGAAATGGGTAAACGCCGACATCAGGCCGGAGGTGGAGCCCGACGTGGTGATGGACATGGCCGAGACCCCCTATCCATTCCCCGACGAGGAGTTCGACCTCGTGCTGCTGTACGACAGCCTGGAGCACGTGCCCTTCGGGAAGATAGACGACGTAATCAGGGAAATCAGGAGGATAACCAAGACCGGGGGGAAGCTCGTCATCAAGTGCCCGGATCTCGAGGCCATAGCGCTCAAATACATACTCAACTACTACAGGAACGGGGACTACAGGCTACTCAGCTACATAATATACGGGGCACAGGACTACGAGCACAACTTCCACAAGTCCGGGTTCACCATGAAGGCCATGAGGAACCTGCTGGAGTCCCACGGCTTCAGGGTCGACTCCATGCGGATAGTCCAGGAGACGAACATGCTGGTCGAGGCCACGAAGGTATAGGAGTGGAAGGGCCGTGAGCATCGTGATAAAGACGTGGGAGTGGGTCGCCGAGACCCCGAGGGGGATGGGAGGCATGTATCCGCACATAATAGCGACGCCCGATGGACTGATATTCCTGAAGAGGGGAGCCAGCACCTCCCTCTCCGCATACGACGTGGACAGGGGCAGGTGGGAGGAGAAGTCCCCCCTCCCGGAGTCGTACGACTCGACCGGGACGCTGTTCGACTACGACTCGTACCACCAGCTGATATGGTACATACCCGCAGGAGGGTCGAGGGCCCTCTACTCCTACAGCCCCCGGTCGGACTCCTGGAGATCGTATCCCCCGGCCCCCGACAGCATCGGCGACGGAGCGGTGATATTCTGGGGAGGGGAATCGGACTACGACCA
Protein-coding sequences here:
- a CDS encoding class I SAM-dependent methyltransferase, with translation MPRVRKCLNLGCGLDKRRSTDEEKWVNADIRPEVEPDVVMDMAETPYPFPDEEFDLVLLYDSLEHVPFGKIDDVIREIRRITKTGGKLVIKCPDLEAIALKYILNYYRNGDYRLLSYIIYGAQDYEHNFHKSGFTMKAMRNLLESHGFRVDSMRIVQETNMLVEATKV